The sequence TAGTTGACTTTGAGCTCGCTGAGCGTGCGGAAACAGCCGTTGGGGTAGACTGCGCGGTCCCACTCAAGATTGACAGCGCTAGGGATGTGACCGTAGGTCATCGTGGTGCCGTAGGGAGACTCGCCGTTGCCGGATTCGCGAGTGGCCTCACCGCAGAATTCCTCTGGGCTGCGGGTGTCCACCAACGAGGCGGTGGACGAGCGCAGCTCATCGACGAAAACGCGGGCTGATTCATCGCGGCTAACCTCCGGGTAGGAGGAGGTGGTGGGGTCGGGGACCATGAAGGAGGTATCGCGTTCCTCGGACATCCAGGCATCGCGGCCGCCGTCGAGAAGGCGTACATCTGGGTGGCCGTACAGCTCGAAGACCCACAGGGCGAACGCAGCCCACCAATTGGACTTGTCGCCGTACAGAATCACGGTGTCATCGCGTTCAATGCCCTTGGAGCGAAGGAGCTCGGCGAAGGCTTCCTCATCAATGAGGTCTCGTGTGGTGCTATCGAGCAGCTCCTTCTGGAAATTAATGCGGATAGCAGTCGGGATGTGGCCAATGTCGTAGAGGAGGGAATCCTCATCTACTTCGACGACGCGTAGGCCATTGACGCCCAGACGCGCGGACAGCCACGGGGCGGAAACGAGACGCTCGGGGTGCGCGTACTCTTGGAAAGGGGGATTCGGGTCGAATTCGGCCACGGTCCACCTGCCTTTCTCGTTGAGAGGGGGACGGTCGCCTCAACTTTAGCGCGCTTCGCTGATACGTGGTCACTCAAGAGAAACTTTTGTGGTGTTGGATACATTTATCTGGCGGTATTTTTTGAAACACAGCCACTGGTTATAACAAGAGTGCAGGTCAGGGTAGCTCCGTAGCGGGTGAGCACGCCTTTTTGGGGTGGGGGCGCTTGCTCAGCACGGTTGGCAAAGCTGGGTTATTTTAGGGGGTGACCCACAAATACCCAACGAAAGGGAAACGCTGTGCACAAGGCAATCGTCGTCTTCGAGGTCGAGGGCGGATCTGACAAGCAGTTCAACGGCCACCGCAAGGA is a genomic window of Corynebacterium singulare containing:
- a CDS encoding sulfurtransferase, encoding MAEFDPNPPFQEYAHPERLVSAPWLSARLGVNGLRVVEVDEDSLLYDIGHIPTAIRINFQKELLDSTTRDLIDEEAFAELLRSKGIERDDTVILYGDKSNWWAAFALWVFELYGHPDVRLLDGGRDAWMSEERDTSFMVPDPTTSSYPEVSRDESARVFVDELRSSTASLVDTRSPEEFCGEATRESGNGESPYGTTMTYGHIPSAVNLEWDRAVYPNGCFRTLSELKVNYGELEPATETILYSHVGAQAAHTWFVLKYLLGFNNPRVYDGSWAEWGNMVRMPVER